The region TGATCGCAAGCAGCTCAACGACTTCTTCCTGCTCGATGATGAGTTTCACCAGAAACTGGCCGTCATCGCAGAATGCCAGCTCGCATGGGATACCGTCGAAAATATTAAAGCGACGATAGACCGCGTCCGGTATATGAGCCTGGATCATGTATCCCCTCCTGAAATGCTCCTTCGCCAGCATCACGATATTTTTACAGCGCTGGAGAAACATGATGGTGACGCCGTCGAACGCGCCATGATGCTGCATCTGCAGGAAATTAGTGAGTCTGTTCAGCTTATTCGTCAGGAAAATAGCGACTGGTTCAGCGAAGAATAATCCCTCTGTCTCACCTCGCGCAGAGGTGAGTTTCTCCTTACTGCATCCCTCTCCTACACATCCATTTAAAAAAAGCTGTGATTTTGATCGAAAACAAAAAAAATCATTAACGATAAGCGTATTTATATTGCGCCCGTTACGTGGGACTCAAGCCCACGGGCTTTGACGGTAAGTTGGAAAGGAGAAATCACCATGAAAACATACGATCGTAACCGTAACGCAATCACCACTGGCAGCCGCGTCATGATTAGTGACACTGGGATCACTGGCCGTATCAAAGCCATTGACACCGATGGTCTGACCGCTGAGCAAATTCGCCGCGGTAAAACGGTGGAAGTCGAAGGTTGTGAAGGCAAATATGCCCCCCTCGAATTGATTCGTTTGGGTATGAATTAATTGGTGTGAATGCCAGAAAATAATGCGCCATCTGGCTGCAGTACAGGCCGGATGGCGACATCAGAATTTTATTTGTTACTTCAATTTCGCCGCATATTTCGCTACGGTCATTTTTGCCCCGTCAGCCAGCAATGCAAGATACGCGTTTGTGACCTGGGTTCTGAACAACTCCACCTGCGGCAGTTCGCGACCAAAAATAGCATCAATGGCCAGCAGAGCCTGAACACGCTCTTCACCGTCTTTACTGTTTTGCACCGCATTCTGGATAACCGGCAACAGCGGATCGCTTATCTCAATCACCTGCCCTTGCTCATCCACACCGCCGACGTAGCGCATCCAACCCGCCACGCCCAACGCAAGCAGGCCAAAATGGCTACCGTGAGCAAGATGCCAGCGAACGGAATCCAGCATACGCTGAGGCAATTTTTGACTGCCGTCCATGGCAATCTGCCAGGTACGGTGACGTAATGCCGGGTTACTGTAACGTTCAATCAATCGATCGGCATATTGCTGTAAATCAACGCCTTTCACTTTCAGCGTCGGAGCCTGTTCCTGCAACATCAGTGCGCGCGCAGCGAAACGATAATGCTCATCACCCATGCAGTCATTAATGTGCTGATAACCCGCCAGATAGCCCAAATACGCAAGGAAAGAGTGGCTGCCATTGAGCATACGCAACTTCATCTCTTCGAACGGGATCACGTCGGCCACCAGCTCAGCGCCCGCTTTTTCCCATTCAGGACGACCGGCAACAAAGTTATCTTCAATAACCCACTGACGGAACGGTTCACAGGCCACGCCCG is a window of Citrobacter sp. Marseille-Q6884 DNA encoding:
- the ydfZ gene encoding putative selenium delivery protein YdfZ → MKTYDRNRNAITTGSRVMISDTGITGRIKAIDTDGLTAEQIRRGKTVEVEGCEGKYAPLELIRLGMN